In a single window of the Lebetimonas sp. JH292 genome:
- a CDS encoding ATPase, T2SS/T4P/T4SS family, with amino-acid sequence MVKLSEAKELFRDVVDVNNYIPLASSEKLKIDLLNALNQKEKMIFISGQAGSGKSMVLKSIYEELKNDKNLFYISNPYLEINAILNILKTLDINEHYFLFIDEAQLLEDSVLENLRIYTDKGNLTVVFATHDTDLNKLLQKKHFKTRINYLFKTVPINMFEIEYFINTKLIKADLIPIVEKFNTKHYKKIYKYTKGSLRGVNQFMFKLFDVMEFFYNKYNDEIFKNINKYIEITYMDLKGI; translated from the coding sequence TTGGTCAAATTAAGTGAAGCAAAAGAATTATTTAGAGATGTGGTTGATGTAAATAATTATATTCCTCTGGCAAGCAGCGAAAAATTAAAGATTGATTTATTGAATGCCCTTAATCAGAAAGAGAAGATGATTTTTATCTCAGGCCAGGCAGGCAGCGGTAAGAGTATGGTCTTAAAATCGATATATGAAGAATTGAAAAATGATAAAAATCTTTTTTATATATCAAATCCTTATCTGGAAATAAATGCTATTTTAAATATCCTTAAAACGTTGGATATAAATGAACATTATTTTTTGTTTATAGACGAAGCGCAGTTATTGGAAGATTCTGTATTGGAAAATTTAAGAATTTATACTGATAAAGGCAATTTAACAGTTGTTTTTGCCACACACGATACAGATTTGAATAAACTACTGCAAAAAAAACATTTTAAAACGAGAATTAATTATCTGTTTAAAACTGTTCCAATTAATATGTTTGAAATAGAATATTTTATTAATACTAAATTAATAAAGGCGGATTTAATACCGATTGTTGAAAAATTTAATACAAAACATTATAAAAAGATTTATAAATATACAAAAGGCTCTTTAAGAGGTGTTAATCAATTTATGTTTAAATTATTTGATGTAATGGAATTTTTTTATAATAAATATAATGATGAGATTTTTAAAAATATAAATAAATATATAGAAATAACGTATATGGATTTAAAAGGCATTTAA
- a CDS encoding HDOD domain-containing protein, translated as MNEHIFKEIKSLPPLPKSIMEIQRITNDANSSISDLVKVVKEDPMLTANLLKAANSPLYGFTKQIKSVDQAVSLFGMATVKGFAVSFAIKNTLKFDLSAYGVDENRFHDVSTKRNALVLYWYKKNRKYLDILATNSFLIDLGAVVISLVLKKLGKDNEFKSKLTIDNRNEIEKEFVGMTTAEVNAKIFTHWGFSEDLTLSMKNIDAPNGTYEKESASLLSLKTLINLLNGFNEENEKKAIKIANKYNLDTDSLNVAIALILKGND; from the coding sequence ATGAATGAACATATTTTTAAAGAAATAAAATCACTTCCGCCTTTGCCAAAAAGTATAATGGAAATTCAGAGAATCACAAATGACGCAAATTCTTCAATTTCTGATTTGGTAAAAGTTGTAAAAGAAGACCCTATGCTTACGGCAAATTTGCTTAAAGCCGCAAATTCCCCGCTTTACGGATTTACAAAACAGATAAAAAGTGTTGATCAAGCTGTTTCGTTATTCGGTATGGCAACAGTTAAAGGCTTCGCCGTTTCTTTCGCAATAAAAAATACACTGAAATTTGATTTGAGTGCATATGGAGTGGATGAAAATAGATTTCATGATGTTTCAACAAAAAGAAACGCCCTGGTTCTTTACTGGTATAAAAAAAATAGAAAATATTTAGATATATTGGCTACTAATTCATTTTTAATAGACCTGGGTGCCGTTGTTATATCTTTGGTATTAAAAAAACTTGGAAAAGATAATGAATTCAAATCAAAATTAACTATTGACAACAGAAATGAAATAGAAAAAGAATTTGTTGGAATGACAACAGCGGAAGTAAACGCAAAAATTTTTACTCATTGGGGATTTAGTGAAGATTTAACCCTTTCTATGAAAAATATTGATGCTCCAAACGGTACTTATGAAAAAGAAAGTGCATCACTCCTGAGCTTAAAAACATTAATAAATCTCTTAAATGGATTTAATGAAGAAAATGAAAAAAAAGCGATAAAAATCGCCAACAAATATAATTTAGATACAGATTCTTTAAATGTTGCTATTGCTTTAATTTTAAAAGGAAATGATTGA
- a CDS encoding RNB domain-containing ribonuclease — translation MLDDPWVDEKISLALYNKKEEFSKFAILEAESYGDFVDKSMYPQRIDLTEKYFCTIDPVSAKDHDDAIYFDKDENALYVAIADVSEYVYLNGNIDKEAKERGFSIYFPHKSVPMLPRALSENICSLKENEDRIKFTFKIVLDKNNNVIKEELFEAIINSKRKYSYERVDEFLAGKLENIDKTDEEILSWLLPLWKKIKHIRYERLKTGLDFESDEIRMSLDENRND, via the coding sequence GTGTTGGATGATCCATGGGTTGATGAAAAAATTTCACTTGCTCTTTATAATAAAAAAGAAGAGTTTTCGAAATTTGCCATACTTGAAGCTGAATCTTATGGTGATTTTGTAGATAAAAGTATGTATCCGCAAAGGATTGATTTAACAGAAAAATATTTTTGTACCATAGACCCTGTGAGCGCAAAAGATCATGACGATGCAATTTATTTTGATAAAGATGAAAATGCTCTTTATGTTGCTATTGCAGATGTGAGCGAATATGTATATTTAAATGGAAATATAGACAAAGAAGCAAAAGAAAGAGGGTTTAGTATTTATTTTCCGCATAAATCTGTTCCTATGCTACCTCGTGCACTTAGTGAAAACATTTGCTCACTTAAAGAAAATGAAGATAGAATAAAGTTTACTTTTAAAATAGTTTTAGATAAAAATAATAATGTAATTAAAGAAGAATTATTTGAAGCAATTATAAATTCAAAAAGAAAATATTCTTATGAAAGAGTAGATGAATTTTTAGCCGGAAAATTGGAAAATATTGACAAAACAGATGAAGAAATACTTTCATGGTTATTACCTTTGTGGAAGAAAATTAAACATATAAGATATGAGAGATTAAAAACGGGTCTTGATTTTGAAAGCGATGAAATCAGAATGAGTCTTGATGAAAATAGGAATGATTAA
- a CDS encoding RNB domain-containing ribonuclease, with the protein MDKLIIKSQQQASYDAENLGHYALGFDKYTHFTSPIRRYSDLTLHRLLKSIIKNDEKMKNFILRNIEALVVKISELEREAMKVEWDFYDRKYARVAKMNIGQIYKGIIEDTEIPPIAKILEDKLLGSRVFLKDKKQFNLFEKVDIEIIDSNIATAKIRGKVKD; encoded by the coding sequence ATGGATAAATTAATAATCAAATCTCAGCAGCAGGCCAGTTACGATGCCGAAAATTTAGGACATTACGCTTTGGGATTTGATAAATATACGCATTTTACTTCACCAATTAGAAGGTATTCTGATTTAACCCTGCACAGATTGCTTAAATCAATTATAAAAAATGATGAAAAAATGAAAAATTTTATTTTAAGAAATATTGAAGCACTGGTTGTTAAAATCAGTGAGCTTGAGAGAGAAGCTATGAAAGTAGAATGGGATTTTTATGACAGAAAATATGCAAGAGTTGCTAAAATGAATATTGGACAGATTTATAAAGGCATAATTGAAGATACTGAAATTCCGCCAATTGCAAAAATCTTGGAAGATAAACTTCTTGGAAGCAGGGTGTTTTTAAAAGATAAAAAACAATTTAATTTGTTTGAAAAAGTGGATATTGAAATAATTGATTCAAATATTGCAACTGCAAAAATAAGAGGAAAAGTAAAAGATTAG
- a CDS encoding OmpP1/FadL family transporter, which translates to MKKIVAFSLISSVLLLANGYKIPEQSIDGMALSAANVADANGADANYYNPANMAFNDNKNHYEFLMSYIHLYQIEFDNNNGDVYKSRKEDYFIPLFHFSSKDYNSFRWGISITTPAGLSKKWDDTVPELGAKEFTLKTLEINPNIAYKINNNLAVAFGVRALRSEGTANAFKAGLYSQYLNGDSMDFGWNAAASYQNDSRDIKLALTYRSKINMSLNGDASGYYSKYLLTHNPADLSTLISFNTNGKVKIPLPAALNLAFAKTFNKTTLEFVLERTFWSDYKELDFNFNNPYVEAIFGTPIPKNWKDANTYRIGLTHQCTEKLTAMLGYTYDETPVPDDTIDFSLPDSDKNIFSGGFKYKMDDRMSLGFSVLYAKQKERNGTLKNNQTELL; encoded by the coding sequence ATGAAAAAAATTGTAGCATTCTCATTAATTTCATCTGTTTTACTTTTGGCAAACGGTTATAAAATACCGGAACAATCCATTGACGGTATGGCTTTAAGTGCTGCAAACGTGGCTGACGCAAACGGGGCTGATGCCAATTATTACAATCCTGCCAATATGGCATTTAATGACAATAAAAATCATTATGAATTTTTAATGAGTTATATTCATTTATACCAGATAGAATTTGACAACAATAACGGAGACGTTTATAAATCAAGAAAAGAAGATTATTTTATTCCTCTGTTTCATTTCAGCTCAAAAGATTATAACAGTTTCAGATGGGGTATTTCAATAACAACCCCGGCCGGACTTTCAAAAAAATGGGATGATACAGTTCCGGAATTAGGAGCAAAAGAATTTACACTGAAAACACTTGAAATTAATCCGAATATTGCCTATAAAATAAATAACAACCTGGCAGTTGCGTTTGGTGTAAGGGCACTCAGAAGTGAAGGGACGGCAAATGCTTTTAAAGCCGGATTATATTCCCAGTATTTAAACGGGGATTCTATGGATTTTGGATGGAACGCTGCTGCTTCTTATCAAAACGACAGCAGAGATATTAAACTTGCACTTACTTACCGCTCCAAAATAAACATGAGCCTAAACGGAGATGCAAGCGGGTATTACAGTAAATATTTATTAACACATAATCCCGCAGATTTATCAACATTAATTTCGTTCAATACAAATGGAAAAGTAAAGATTCCTTTGCCTGCAGCATTGAATTTAGCATTTGCAAAAACATTTAATAAAACTACATTGGAATTTGTACTTGAGAGAACATTTTGGTCTGATTATAAAGAACTTGATTTTAATTTTAATAATCCATATGTAGAAGCCATTTTCGGTACGCCAATTCCTAAAAATTGGAAGGATGCGAACACTTACAGAATAGGACTTACACATCAATGCACCGAAAAACTTACTGCAATGCTTGGATATACTTATGATGAAACTCCAGTACCTGATGATACCATAGATTTTTCACTGCCTGACAGTGATAAAAATATATTCTCAGGTGGTTTTAAATATAAAATGGATGATAGAATGAGTCTAGGATTTTCTGTACTTTATGCAAAACAAAAAGAAAGAAATGGTACTTTAAAAAATAATCAGACGGAACTATTGTAA
- a CDS encoding DNA polymerase III subunit delta — translation MNKKEFDLLKEIPNFVVFYGNEFYLEMYQKKLEEKFKNENILKLYFDEFDKNTAKTHLLENSLFGGKNILIVKTNKWNKEIEELKKYSKNNYCFIFYTGNKKIKLSKNDFVRFFSPSYKEIIEYINLLSKKENVLLSNEAKNFLAKSIEPLFLAQEIKKLASFKNEISLNDVTDLVFLYKEESFEDLFVKILSGADFFDDLKSILETADFKRIIPALVNYITNLYQYNLYIKKTGSSNLKNFLGYQLPFDIEKNRVNIAIKLKENDYKKLLDYLLNKELSIRNSDKEKEALFWEAMIWLKNYHSF, via the coding sequence ATGAATAAAAAAGAGTTTGATTTATTAAAAGAGATTCCAAATTTTGTTGTGTTTTACGGTAATGAATTTTATCTGGAAATGTATCAAAAAAAGTTGGAGGAAAAATTTAAAAATGAAAATATATTAAAACTCTATTTTGATGAATTTGATAAAAACACTGCAAAAACACATTTATTGGAAAATTCTTTGTTCGGCGGTAAAAATATTTTGATTGTAAAAACAAATAAATGGAATAAAGAAATAGAAGAGCTTAAAAAGTATTCAAAAAACAACTACTGTTTTATTTTTTATACGGGAAATAAAAAAATAAAACTCTCTAAAAACGACTTTGTAAGGTTTTTTTCACCTTCTTATAAAGAAATTATAGAATATATTAATTTGTTATCAAAAAAAGAAAATGTTCTTCTTTCAAATGAAGCAAAAAATTTTTTGGCCAAAAGTATTGAACCTCTGTTTTTAGCCCAGGAAATAAAAAAACTAGCATCATTTAAAAATGAGATATCTTTAAATGACGTAACTGATTTGGTGTTTTTATACAAAGAGGAATCTTTTGAAGATTTGTTTGTAAAGATTTTGAGCGGAGCTGATTTTTTTGATGATTTGAAAAGCATATTGGAAACCGCAGATTTTAAAAGAATAATACCGGCTCTTGTAAACTATATCACCAATCTTTATCAATACAATCTTTATATAAAAAAAACAGGCTCTTCAAACCTGAAAAACTTTTTGGGTTATCAGCTCCCTTTTGATATTGAAAAGAATCGGGTCAATATAGCAATTAAATTAAAAGAAAATGATTATAAAAAATTGCTTGATTATTTATTAAATAAAGAATTGTCAATAAGAAACTCTGATAAAGAAAAAGAAGCTCTTTTTTGGGAAGCAATGATTTGGCTTAAGAATTACCACTCTTTTTAA
- a CDS encoding nitrous oxide-stimulated promoter family protein produces the protein MTEEKFKNEVETLKKFFPIYCNDKHTGQFIKKYNVNYKDLELNFEINLCEECHNLLSYAIERLTECPNNPKPRCRKCPNPCYEKEKYRQMAKMMRYAGMKLGLTKAAKKFKNIFKKSGNS, from the coding sequence ATGACTGAAGAAAAATTTAAAAATGAAGTCGAAACATTAAAAAAATTTTTTCCTATTTATTGTAATGATAAACATACTGGCCAGTTTATAAAAAAATATAATGTCAATTACAAAGATTTAGAATTAAATTTTGAAATAAATTTATGTGAAGAATGTCATAATCTGCTCTCTTATGCAATAGAAAGATTGACTGAATGCCCTAATAATCCAAAGCCAAGATGCAGAAAATGCCCCAATCCCTGCTATGAAAAAGAAAAATACAGACAAATGGCAAAAATGATGAGATATGCAGGAATGAAACTGGGGCTTACAAAAGCTGCTAAAAAATTTAAAAACATATTTAAAAAGAGTGGTAATTCTTAA
- a CDS encoding tRNA (cytidine(34)-2'-O)-methyltransferase codes for MFNIVLFNPQIPPNTGNIGRLCVNAGAKLHIVKPIGFDIGEKAVKRAGLDYWDKLDLTVWENTDDFLKNIDIDKCHFATTKTDKPYFKAKFNMGDYIIFGSETKGIDENILNKYKNRCITIPMTKEGRSLNLAVSSGIVLYEAIRQNFINGKLRMENGKLTGINE; via the coding sequence ATGTTTAATATTGTACTTTTTAACCCTCAAATTCCGCCCAATACGGGAAATATAGGAAGACTTTGTGTAAATGCCGGGGCAAAGCTTCATATAGTAAAACCTATTGGATTTGATATCGGGGAAAAAGCCGTAAAAAGAGCCGGGCTTGATTACTGGGACAAATTAGATTTAACCGTATGGGAAAACACAGATGATTTTTTAAAAAATATTGATATTGACAAATGCCATTTTGCCACTACTAAAACAGATAAACCATATTTTAAGGCAAAATTTAATATGGGAGATTATATCATTTTCGGAAGCGAGACAAAAGGAATTGATGAAAATATATTAAATAAATATAAAAACAGATGTATTACCATTCCAATGACAAAAGAAGGCAGAAGCCTAAATTTGGCCGTCAGCAGTGGAATTGTACTTTATGAAGCCATAAGGCAAAATTTTATTAATGGAAAATTGAGAATGGAAAATGGAAAATTGACTGGTATCAATGAATAA
- the purU gene encoding formyltetrahydrofolate deformylase has product MQYTLLIDCNDEKGLIYKISKILYKNDFNIESQQEFVDKENNKFFFRAVITGKIDKENLKEEILKEVSCANVRIYKKRKKRVFLLATKEAHALGDILIKQYSGDLDIEIIGVIANRNNLKDLVEKFNIPFYYVPAENLNRTEHENKMLEIIMPTNPDYIILAKFMRILTPNFVEKFPNKIINIHHSFLPAFIGANPYKQAYDRGVKIIGATAHFVNNNLDDGPIIEQDIIRVDHEMSWEEMRIQGRDIEKIVLSRAIKKAIEDRIFVYANKTIIL; this is encoded by the coding sequence ATGCAATATACATTATTAATTGACTGTAATGATGAAAAAGGTCTTATTTATAAAATATCAAAAATTTTATATAAAAATGATTTCAATATCGAATCGCAACAGGAATTTGTGGATAAAGAAAACAACAAATTTTTCTTTAGGGCTGTAATAACCGGAAAAATAGACAAAGAAAATTTAAAAGAAGAAATTTTAAAAGAAGTTTCCTGTGCCAATGTCAGAATATATAAAAAAAGAAAAAAAAGAGTTTTCCTACTGGCTACTAAAGAGGCACATGCGTTGGGGGATATTTTAATAAAACAGTATTCAGGGGATTTGGATATAGAAATTATCGGGGTTATCGCAAACAGAAACAATTTAAAAGATTTGGTTGAAAAATTCAATATTCCTTTTTATTATGTACCTGCGGAAAATTTAAACAGAACCGAGCATGAAAATAAAATGCTTGAAATTATTATGCCAACAAATCCGGATTATATAATTTTGGCAAAATTTATGAGAATACTGACTCCAAATTTTGTTGAAAAATTTCCAAACAAAATAATAAACATTCACCATTCGTTTTTACCTGCATTTATAGGTGCAAACCCTTACAAACAGGCTTACGACAGAGGTGTGAAAATTATAGGGGCAACGGCACATTTCGTAAATAACAATCTTGACGACGGTCCGATAATAGAACAGGACATAATAAGGGTAGACCATGAAATGAGCTGGGAAGAGATGAGAATCCAGGGAAGAGATATTGAAAAAATAGTTCTCTCACGTGCAATAAAAAAAGCTATAGAAGATAGAATTTTTGTTTATGCAAACAAAACAATAATATTATAG
- a CDS encoding CCA tRNA nucleotidyltransferase, producing MRSEDLYKDLEFLKKFFAPYTKRVYIVGGAVRDEILGKAPKEFDLEVYDIKPLEFDKLMQKLGAKGVGKSFFVYKWKNFDIALPRMETKTSPGHRGFEVNLIQNEKEASSRRDFTMNALMKNIFSGKILDFWGGIEDIKNKTIRHINNEKFKEDSLRVLRAMQFASRLKFKVAFETVKLCQEIKLNDLSKERIYREFEKMFNSKFLYYGFYYFIILKIAKKLFNLDFSKKEFFHLAKIYKSNPLEGYFLYHLLYYKHLNNKFIIKQLNPPNKLKREIKIKKCPKTVTNRFLYALALKYPLNTFSILNFNCCEKWLKKENLWNKKYKPKNINPDNPRFSILNEIRSYDKIIIKKG from the coding sequence GTGAGGAGTGAAGATTTATATAAGGATTTAGAATTTTTAAAAAAATTTTTTGCACCTTACACTAAAAGAGTTTACATTGTAGGCGGCGCCGTAAGGGATGAGATTCTGGGCAAAGCTCCAAAAGAATTTGATTTAGAAGTTTATGATATAAAACCTCTTGAATTTGATAAATTAATGCAAAAACTCGGGGCAAAAGGAGTAGGTAAAAGTTTTTTTGTATACAAATGGAAAAATTTCGATATTGCCCTGCCCCGCATGGAAACGAAAACATCACCAGGCCACAGGGGTTTTGAAGTAAATTTAATCCAAAATGAAAAAGAAGCAAGTTCAAGACGCGATTTCACTATGAATGCATTGATGAAAAATATTTTCAGCGGAAAAATTTTGGATTTCTGGGGCGGAATTGAAGATATTAAAAACAAAACAATAAGACACATAAATAATGAAAAATTCAAAGAAGATTCCTTGAGGGTTTTAAGAGCCATGCAGTTTGCCTCAAGATTAAAATTTAAAGTGGCTTTTGAAACTGTAAAACTGTGTCAAGAAATAAAATTAAACGATTTGAGCAAAGAAAGAATATACAGAGAATTTGAAAAAATGTTTAATTCAAAATTTTTATACTACGGATTTTATTATTTTATAATATTAAAAATTGCAAAAAAATTATTTAATTTAGATTTTTCAAAAAAAGAATTTTTCCATTTGGCAAAAATTTATAAATCAAACCCCCTTGAAGGATATTTTTTGTATCATCTTCTTTATTACAAACATTTAAATAATAAATTTATAATAAAACAGCTAAATCCGCCAAATAAATTAAAAAGGGAAATAAAAATCAAAAAGTGTCCAAAAACCGTTACCAACAGGTTTTTATACGCCCTGGCTTTGAAATATCCGCTAAATACATTCAGCATATTAAACTTTAACTGCTGTGAAAAATGGTTGAAAAAAGAAAATTTATGGAATAAAAAATACAAACCAAAAAACATAAACCCGGACAATCCGAGATTTTCAATATTAAACGAAATAAGAAGTTATGATAAAATAATTATAAAAAAAGGTTAA
- the leuB gene encoding 3-isopropylmalate dehydrogenase translates to MKTYNIAVIKGDGIGPEIVNEAIKVLNALGEAENIKFNYKEYLLGGSAYDATGTPCPDETIKGSLESDAVLFGSIGGYKWENLPKEKRPESGLLRLRKELGLFANIRPAMIFDELINASTLKSEIVKGVDFVVVRELTGGIYFGQPRYKDNEKAYNTMIYTKKEVERIAHVAFKEAMKRNKRVTSIDKANVLEVSEFWREIVEEIAKEYPEVSLNHMYVDNAAMQIVRNPKQFDIILTGNIFGDILSDESSMIIGSIGLLPSASIGGKVGLFEPIHGSAPDIAGKGIANPIATILSAAMMMEYLNELNAAGRIKKAIKKVLALGYRTPDLAEFDAKEVVNTSKMGDLIAEYVKD, encoded by the coding sequence ATGAAAACATATAATATTGCAGTTATCAAAGGCGACGGAATCGGCCCTGAAATAGTGAATGAAGCCATAAAAGTATTAAATGCGCTCGGTGAAGCGGAAAATATAAAATTTAATTATAAAGAATATCTGCTCGGCGGAAGTGCATATGACGCAACCGGGACTCCCTGCCCCGATGAAACAATAAAAGGAAGCCTTGAAAGCGACGCCGTCTTATTTGGTTCTATCGGAGGATATAAATGGGAAAATTTGCCAAAAGAAAAAAGACCGGAAAGCGGACTGCTAAGACTTAGAAAAGAACTGGGACTTTTTGCCAATATACGCCCTGCCATGATATTTGACGAACTGATAAATGCTTCAACCCTGAAAAGTGAAATTGTCAAAGGTGTGGATTTTGTAGTTGTAAGAGAACTCACCGGCGGAATTTATTTTGGCCAGCCGAGATATAAAGATAATGAAAAAGCCTATAATACAATGATTTATACAAAAAAAGAGGTTGAAAGAATAGCACACGTTGCATTTAAAGAAGCAATGAAAAGAAACAAAAGGGTAACCTCTATCGATAAAGCAAACGTCCTCGAAGTAAGCGAATTTTGGAGAGAAATAGTGGAAGAAATTGCAAAAGAATATCCTGAAGTCAGTTTAAACCATATGTATGTGGACAATGCGGCAATGCAGATTGTAAGAAACCCTAAACAGTTTGATATAATCTTAACAGGAAATATTTTCGGAGATATTTTAAGCGATGAATCAAGTATGATTATAGGAAGCATCGGACTTCTTCCAAGTGCAAGCATTGGAGGAAAAGTCGGACTTTTCGAACCTATACACGGAAGTGCCCCTGATATTGCGGGAAAAGGGATAGCAAATCCTATTGCTACAATTTTAAGTGCCGCTATGATGATGGAATATTTAAACGAATTAAATGCCGCCGGAAGAATTAAAAAAGCAATAAAAAAAGTATTGGCCTTAGGTTACAGAACACCGGATTTAGCCGAATTTGACGCAAAAGAAGTGGTAAATACATCAAAAATGGGGGATTTAATTGCCGAATACGTTAAAGATTAA
- a CDS encoding 3-isopropylmalate dehydratase small subunit, producing the protein MNVITGKVWKFGDNIDTDLIIPARYLNTSDPHELAKHVMEDADPEFPAKVRPGDIIVAGWNFGSGSSREHAPIALKAAGIAAVIAKSFARIFYRNSFNMGLPIFELLESDEINEGDLIKIEMDKGIISNIDTGKVYKFTPIPDFMQNLIAAGGLINYAREIKENNENI; encoded by the coding sequence ATGAATGTAATAACTGGAAAAGTATGGAAATTCGGAGACAATATAGATACAGATTTGATTATTCCGGCAAGATATCTCAATACGTCAGACCCTCATGAACTTGCCAAACATGTAATGGAAGATGCTGACCCTGAATTTCCGGCTAAAGTAAGGCCGGGCGATATTATTGTGGCAGGATGGAATTTCGGAAGCGGAAGCAGCAGGGAACACGCCCCAATAGCATTAAAAGCAGCAGGAATTGCTGCAGTGATAGCCAAAAGTTTTGCAAGAATATTTTATAGAAACAGTTTTAATATGGGACTTCCTATTTTTGAACTGCTTGAAAGTGACGAAATAAACGAAGGCGATTTAATCAAAATAGAAATGGATAAGGGGATAATAAGCAACATTGATACAGGCAAAGTTTATAAATTTACGCCAATTCCTGATTTTATGCAAAATTTAATTGCCGCGGGGGGGCTTATCAATTATGCAAGGGAAATAAAGGAAAATAATGAAAACATATAA
- a CDS encoding MgtC/SapB family protein produces MDLKFLKLLLISIIIGFSIGLERSIRFNSKNINSFAGSRTFALISLAGFISAWLNDRYPYFLYISLIIIGSLTVSAYLLKVIHYKKQGSTTHFAAIISYFLGILVYAGKVEYAIFIGVIIIVVLSLKPKLEELEAKISVNDINAAVLLLVMTFLILPILPNKTIDPYNLFNPYKTWLMAVLISALSFLGYISLKILGNKGILITATAGGLFSSTAVTFTLSRMFRENKKNHYLYAAGISIANAIMFARVYIETLIVNQDLSKKILIPYLLATLFGLSYSYNLYKKSISEKLTMQLKSKNPLEIDEAIKFAIIFAVIYAAAELVNNRYGNIGIYILSFFSGITDVDAITLSLSSLAHNKISSISALNGIIIASITNSIVKFFIAVFIARKLTKELFFFFLLSFAGLGIGYLIAI; encoded by the coding sequence TTGGATTTGAAATTTTTAAAACTTTTATTAATTTCCATTATTATAGGTTTCAGTATAGGGCTTGAAAGAAGTATTAGATTTAATTCCAAAAACATAAATTCATTTGCAGGGAGCAGAACTTTTGCCCTTATTTCTCTTGCAGGATTTATAAGCGCATGGTTAAATGACAGATATCCTTATTTTTTATATATCAGTTTAATTATTATAGGAAGCCTCACTGTAAGTGCTTATTTATTAAAAGTTATTCATTATAAAAAACAGGGTTCAACCACACATTTTGCCGCCATTATTTCTTATTTTCTGGGAATTCTGGTTTATGCTGGAAAAGTGGAATACGCCATTTTTATAGGCGTTATAATAATTGTTGTTTTGTCTTTAAAACCAAAATTGGAAGAATTAGAGGCAAAAATTTCCGTAAATGACATCAATGCGGCGGTTTTACTTTTGGTTATGACATTTTTGATACTTCCCATACTGCCAAATAAAACAATAGACCCTTATAATTTATTCAATCCGTATAAAACCTGGCTTATGGCCGTATTAATATCTGCATTATCGTTTTTAGGCTATATTTCCCTTAAAATTTTAGGAAACAAAGGCATTTTAATAACAGCAACGGCGGGAGGCCTTTTCAGCTCAACCGCTGTTACTTTCACACTTAGCAGAATGTTTAGAGAAAATAAAAAAAACCATTATCTTTATGCGGCAGGTATTTCAATAGCAAATGCTATAATGTTTGCAAGGGTTTATATCGAAACATTAATTGTAAATCAGGATTTGTCAAAAAAAATCTTGATTCCCTATCTCCTTGCCACGCTTTTCGGACTTTCCTATTCATATAATTTATATAAAAAATCAATTTCTGAAAAACTGACAATGCAGCTGAAATCAAAAAATCCACTTGAAATTGACGAAGCTATTAAATTTGCAATTATTTTTGCGGTTATTTACGCAGCCGCAGAACTGGTCAATAATAGATACGGAAATATAGGAATTTATATTTTATCGTTTTTTTCCGGAATTACCGATGTAGATGCAATAACTCTTTCGTTAAGCTCTCTTGCCCATAATAAAATTTCTTCCATCAGTGCTCTAAACGGTATTATTATCGCAAGTATAACAAATTCTATTGTAAAATTTTTTATTGCCGTTTTTATAGCAAGAAAATTAACAAAGGAGCTTTTTTTCTTTTTTTTATTATCTTTTGCAGGGCTTGGAATAGGATATTTAATAGCAATTTAA